One genomic segment of Amycolatopsis sp. WQ 127309 includes these proteins:
- a CDS encoding group II truncated hemoglobin has protein sequence MIVPENPPATPTLYEWAGGHEALVKLLTIFYGHVLEDPLLEPVFRQMDPHHAEHVAVWLGEVFGGPAAYSADHGGHAHMIGRHLGRGITEPQRRRWVTLLLDAADEAGLPGDPEFRAAFAGYLEWGSRLAVIFSAPGAEPNLHEPVPHWDWPMPPWQPPPS, from the coding sequence GTGATCGTGCCAGAAAACCCGCCCGCCACGCCCACGCTCTACGAGTGGGCGGGCGGCCACGAAGCCCTCGTGAAGCTCCTCACGATCTTCTACGGCCACGTCCTCGAAGACCCGCTGCTCGAGCCCGTGTTCCGGCAGATGGACCCGCACCACGCCGAACACGTCGCGGTCTGGCTCGGTGAAGTTTTCGGCGGCCCGGCCGCCTACTCGGCCGACCACGGCGGGCACGCCCACATGATCGGCCGCCACCTCGGGCGCGGCATCACCGAGCCGCAGCGCCGCCGCTGGGTCACGCTGCTGCTCGACGCCGCCGACGAGGCCGGCCTGCCGGGCGACCCGGAGTTCCGCGCCGCGTTCGCCGGCTACCTCGAGTGGGGCAGCCGGCTGGCCGTGATCTTCTCCGCGCCCGGCGCCGAGCCGAACCTGCACGAGCCCGTTCCGCACTGGGACTGGCCGATGCCACCCTGGCAGCCGCCGCCGTCCTAG
- a CDS encoding NUDIX hydrolase — protein sequence MSLPSASVFVRCSCGRLHWGRYGAAGLLLFDPARGVLLQRRAWWVHNGSTWALPGGAIEAGETAVGAAAREAFEEAAIPADAFRALSASVVDHGDWSYTTVLALAGDIDAKVANPESAEVRWVDPDDVPGFRLHRDFAAAWPALRPRVGQELVLVVDAANVVGSRPDGWWRDRHGATERLRDQLTRLAETGLEDPGDPALTWWPRVILVVEGKAGGVQPAKGVEVVPADTDGDTKIVEVAGQHRDAKVLVATADRELRGRVEALGASSLGPGTLRTQLDRLNP from the coding sequence GTGAGCCTGCCGTCCGCGAGTGTGTTCGTCCGGTGTTCCTGCGGGCGGCTGCACTGGGGGCGGTACGGAGCCGCCGGGTTGCTGCTCTTCGATCCGGCTCGTGGGGTGCTCCTGCAGCGCCGGGCCTGGTGGGTGCACAACGGCAGCACCTGGGCCTTGCCCGGCGGGGCGATCGAGGCGGGGGAGACCGCCGTCGGCGCCGCGGCGCGGGAGGCCTTCGAAGAGGCGGCGATCCCCGCCGACGCGTTCCGGGCGCTTTCCGCCTCCGTGGTGGACCATGGCGACTGGAGCTACACGACCGTTCTCGCGCTGGCCGGCGACATCGACGCCAAGGTCGCGAACCCCGAAAGTGCGGAGGTGCGCTGGGTGGACCCCGACGACGTCCCGGGTTTCCGGCTGCACCGCGACTTCGCGGCGGCCTGGCCGGCGCTGCGACCGCGGGTCGGGCAGGAGCTGGTGCTGGTCGTCGATGCGGCCAACGTCGTCGGCTCGCGGCCGGACGGCTGGTGGCGCGACCGCCACGGCGCCACCGAGCGCCTGCGCGACCAGCTCACCCGGCTCGCCGAAACCGGCCTCGAAGACCCCGGCGATCCCGCGCTGACCTGGTGGCCGCGGGTGATCCTGGTGGTCGAGGGCAAGGCCGGTGGGGTGCAGCCGGCGAAGGGCGTCGAGGTCGTGCCGGCCGACACCGACGGCGACACGAAGATCGTCGAGGTCGCCGGGCAGCACCGCGACGCGAAGGTCCTCGTCGCGACGGCCGACCGCGAGCTGCGCGGCCGCGTCGAAGCGCTCGGCGCGTCCTCGCTGGGTCCCGGCACGCTCCGGACCCAGCTGGACCGGCTCAATCCTTGA
- a CDS encoding glutamate--cysteine ligase — MTIEFTPSRRSTVGVEWELGLVDRRSGDLSSTAERILDAVRPDGAAEHPKIKQELLLNTIEIITGVCETIGEIKADLNESLDVVHGVADPLGVEMFSAGTHPFSNWYQQKVTDKARYAKLIDRTQWWGRQMLIYGVHIHVGLDHREKVLPVLDALLNYAPHLQALSASSPYWGAEDTGYASNRALIFQQLPTAGLPFQFRKWAELENYVDDMFTTGVIDSFSEIRWDIRPSPQLGTIEMRVCDGLPTLEEVGAIAALTQCLVDDFSERLDDGEILPSLPPWHVQENKWRAARYGTDAIVILDAAGRERLVTDDVADLLDRLQPVARRLGCEAELRDVETILEYGPSYQRQRAVATRHKGSLKAVVASLVAEMRDGILKD, encoded by the coding sequence ATGACCATCGAATTCACGCCTTCGCGGCGCTCCACCGTCGGCGTGGAGTGGGAGCTGGGCCTGGTGGACCGGCGCAGCGGCGACCTGTCCTCGACCGCCGAGCGGATCCTCGACGCCGTGCGCCCGGACGGCGCGGCCGAGCACCCGAAGATCAAGCAGGAGCTGCTGCTCAACACGATCGAGATCATCACCGGCGTCTGCGAGACGATCGGCGAGATCAAGGCGGACCTCAACGAGTCCCTCGACGTCGTGCACGGCGTCGCCGACCCGCTCGGCGTCGAGATGTTCTCGGCCGGCACGCACCCGTTCTCGAACTGGTACCAGCAGAAGGTCACCGACAAGGCGCGTTACGCCAAGCTGATCGACCGCACCCAGTGGTGGGGCCGGCAGATGCTGATCTACGGCGTCCACATCCACGTCGGGCTCGACCACCGCGAGAAGGTCCTGCCGGTGCTCGACGCGCTGCTCAACTACGCGCCGCACCTGCAGGCGCTGTCGGCGTCGTCGCCGTACTGGGGCGCCGAGGACACCGGGTACGCGTCGAACCGCGCGCTGATCTTCCAGCAGCTGCCGACGGCCGGGCTGCCGTTCCAGTTCCGGAAGTGGGCCGAGCTCGAGAACTACGTCGACGACATGTTCACCACCGGCGTGATCGACAGCTTCTCGGAGATCCGCTGGGACATCCGGCCGTCACCCCAGCTGGGCACGATCGAGATGCGGGTCTGCGACGGGCTGCCGACGCTGGAGGAGGTCGGCGCGATCGCGGCGCTGACCCAGTGCCTGGTCGACGACTTCAGCGAGCGCCTCGACGACGGCGAGATCCTGCCGTCGCTGCCGCCGTGGCACGTCCAGGAGAACAAGTGGCGCGCGGCGCGCTACGGCACCGACGCGATCGTCATCCTGGACGCGGCCGGGCGCGAGCGGCTGGTCACCGACGACGTCGCCGACCTGCTGGACCGGCTGCAGCCGGTGGCGCGGCGGCTGGGCTGCGAGGCCGAGCTGCGCGACGTCGAGACGATCCTGGAGTACGGGCCGAGCTACCAGCGGCAGCGGGCGGTCGCGACGCGGCACAAGGGCAGCCTCAAGGCCGTCGTCGCGTCGCTGGTCGCGGAGATGCGCGACGGGATCCTCAAGGATTGA
- a CDS encoding 6-phosphofructokinase — protein MRVGVLTGGGDCPGLNAVIRAVVRKGIEVHGWDFVGFRNGWNGPLTGDSRPLGLNDVEDILTRGGTILRSSRTNPYKVEGGVEQIKKVLAEQGVDALIAIGGEDTLGVAKRLTDDGVGVVGVPKTIDNDLGSTDYTFGFDTAVSIATEAIDRLHTTAESHHRALVVEVMGRHAGWIALHSGLAGGASVILVPERHFNVDQVVSWVERRFEKEFAPIIVVAEGALPEGGEESLLTGEKDAFGHVRLGGIGTWLADEIAKRTGKESRAVVLGHVQRGGTPTAYDRVLATRFGLHAVDAVADGDFGVMVALKGTDIVRVKLSEATAELKTVPTERYEEAEVFFG, from the coding sequence ATGCGTGTCGGTGTGCTGACCGGCGGCGGCGACTGCCCGGGTCTCAACGCGGTCATCCGCGCGGTGGTCCGCAAGGGCATCGAGGTGCACGGCTGGGACTTCGTCGGCTTCCGCAACGGCTGGAACGGCCCGCTGACGGGCGACAGCCGCCCGCTGGGCCTGAACGACGTCGAGGACATCCTGACCCGTGGCGGCACGATCCTGCGCTCGTCGCGGACCAACCCGTACAAGGTCGAGGGCGGCGTCGAGCAGATCAAGAAGGTCCTCGCCGAGCAGGGCGTCGACGCGCTGATCGCGATCGGCGGCGAGGACACCCTCGGCGTCGCGAAGCGCCTGACCGACGACGGCGTCGGCGTCGTGGGCGTGCCCAAGACGATCGACAACGACCTGGGCTCCACCGACTACACGTTCGGCTTCGACACCGCGGTCTCCATCGCGACCGAGGCGATCGACCGGCTGCACACCACCGCCGAGTCGCACCACCGCGCGCTGGTCGTCGAGGTCATGGGCCGGCACGCCGGCTGGATCGCGCTGCACTCCGGCCTGGCCGGCGGCGCGAGCGTGATCCTGGTGCCGGAGCGGCACTTCAACGTCGACCAGGTCGTCTCCTGGGTCGAGCGCCGCTTCGAGAAGGAGTTCGCGCCGATCATCGTCGTGGCCGAGGGCGCACTGCCCGAGGGCGGCGAGGAGAGCCTGCTCACCGGCGAGAAGGACGCCTTCGGGCACGTCCGCCTCGGCGGTATCGGCACCTGGCTGGCCGACGAGATCGCGAAGCGCACCGGCAAGGAGTCCCGCGCGGTCGTGCTGGGCCACGTCCAGCGCGGCGGCACGCCGACCGCGTACGACCGCGTGCTCGCGACCCGCTTCGGCCTGCACGCCGTCGACGCGGTGGCCGACGGCGACTTCGGTGTCATGGTCGCCCTGAAGGGCACCGACATCGTCCGCGTGAAGCTCTCGGAGGCGACCGCCGAGCTGAAGACGGTCCCGACCGAGCGCTACGAAGAGGCCGAAGTCTTCTTCGGCTGA
- a CDS encoding 1-acyl-sn-glycerol-3-phosphate acyltransferase, producing MLYWLMKWVFIGPLLKTLWPTKVVGAENIPETGGAILAGNHLAVADSFFMPLRVKRKVTFPAKSEYFTEPGFKGLLKKWFFTGVGQFPIDRSGGNAAQAALDTATRLVKAGHLLGIYPEGTRSPDGRLYKGKTGVARIALDSGGVVVPVAMIGTDKVNPIGSKMWWPRRLEVRFGKPLDFSRYEGLAGDRFIERSITDEIMYALMELSGQEYVDIYAAKAKELLAAEAAGAKPKVPAQPTARDATRVPDSKVG from the coding sequence GTGCTGTACTGGCTCATGAAGTGGGTGTTCATCGGTCCGCTGCTCAAGACGCTGTGGCCGACCAAGGTCGTCGGGGCGGAGAACATCCCCGAGACCGGCGGCGCGATCCTCGCGGGCAACCACCTCGCGGTCGCCGACTCGTTCTTCATGCCGCTGCGGGTCAAGCGCAAGGTGACCTTCCCGGCCAAGTCCGAGTACTTCACCGAGCCGGGCTTCAAGGGCCTGCTCAAGAAGTGGTTCTTCACCGGCGTCGGCCAGTTCCCGATCGACCGCTCGGGCGGCAACGCGGCCCAGGCCGCGCTCGACACCGCGACCCGGCTGGTCAAGGCCGGCCACCTGCTCGGCATCTACCCGGAGGGCACCCGCTCCCCGGACGGCCGGCTGTACAAGGGCAAGACCGGCGTCGCCCGGATCGCCCTGGACTCCGGCGGCGTCGTCGTCCCGGTGGCGATGATCGGCACCGACAAGGTCAACCCCATCGGCTCGAAGATGTGGTGGCCGCGCCGCCTCGAGGTCCGCTTCGGCAAGCCGCTGGACTTCTCGCGGTACGAGGGGCTCGCGGGCGACCGCTTCATCGAGCGGTCGATCACCGACGAGATCATGTACGCGCTGATGGAGCTGTCCGGCCAGGAGTACGTCGACATCTACGCGGCGAAGGCGAAGGAGCTGCTCGCCGCGGAGGCCGCCGGAGCCAAGCCGAAGGTGCCGGCGCAGCCCACCGCGCGGGACGCGACCCGGGTACCCGACAGCAAGGTCGGCTAG
- a CDS encoding carboxylesterase, whose protein sequence is MGVLAGAEPFGHTGSAETGFLLCHGFTGTPASMRAWGDHLAEAGFTVRCPLLPGHGTRWPDLNRTTWQDWYGAIREALLELLSTCRTVFVGGLSMGGTLTLRLAEEFGDRIAGIVLVNPSVTRLKWDTKLLPVLGKIVPSVPAIANDIKKPGETELAYPRTPVRAAASLAKLWALVRADLPKVTQPVLLLHSAVDHVVEPENSRLVLAGISSADVTEVVLENSYHVATQDNDAELIFTRSVEFAKAHAGQAEETA, encoded by the coding sequence ATGGGCGTGCTCGCCGGCGCGGAACCGTTCGGCCACACCGGTTCGGCCGAGACCGGGTTCCTGCTCTGCCACGGGTTCACCGGTACCCCGGCGAGCATGCGGGCCTGGGGGGACCACCTCGCCGAGGCCGGGTTCACCGTGCGCTGCCCGCTGCTGCCGGGCCACGGCACCCGCTGGCCCGACCTCAACCGCACGACGTGGCAGGACTGGTACGGCGCGATCCGCGAAGCGCTCCTCGAGCTGCTGTCGACGTGCAGGACCGTCTTCGTCGGCGGGCTCTCGATGGGTGGGACGCTCACGCTGCGCCTGGCCGAGGAGTTCGGCGACCGGATCGCCGGGATCGTCCTGGTCAACCCGTCGGTGACGCGGCTGAAGTGGGACACGAAGCTGCTGCCGGTGCTGGGCAAGATCGTGCCTTCGGTGCCGGCGATCGCGAACGACATCAAGAAGCCGGGCGAGACCGAGCTGGCCTACCCGCGGACGCCGGTGCGGGCCGCGGCGAGCCTGGCGAAGCTGTGGGCGCTCGTGCGCGCCGACCTGCCGAAGGTGACGCAGCCGGTGCTGCTGCTGCACTCGGCGGTCGACCACGTCGTCGAGCCGGAGAACTCGCGGCTGGTGCTGGCCGGGATCTCGAGCGCCGACGTCACCGAAGTCGTGCTGGAGAACAGCTATCACGTGGCGACCCAGGACAACGACGCGGAACTGATCTTCACCCGCAGCGTCGAGTTCGCGAAGGCGCACGCCGGGCAAGCGGAGGAGACCGCATGA
- a CDS encoding aromatic amino acid ammonia-lyase, with product MIRVDGRTLRCADVVTAARTEGPLGIDVSIAALRGAEHAWKLAEELSTRRVVYGRTTGVGANKDDTVASSKEHGLRLLRSHAGGSGDPMPPGQVRGMMLIRLNQLLAGRSGISPELIGALAEAVRTGALPLVHRLGAIGTGDLAPLAETALALTGERDWLTGHVPPVPVVAGDALAFMSSNAATLAEATLAAMRLDTLTRASHAIAALTYVALDGNPEAYATPVHEARPHAGQVACAAEMRRLLGMHQTPKPGRRIQDPFGLRAFPQVQGPALDAIHYLRDVLAVEINASTENPMISTVHGDAYHHAHFHTAYVSTALDQARATVHQVAELSVARLGDLVEPEFTGLRPFLAAGPAGSSGVMILEYVAHDALTELRQAALPATLGTAVVSRGIEDHASFSTQAARAATAACTSYQQVLACELVAAVRALRMRDADLVDLPVRDAFDVASEVLDESTDDRPLTDDIARAITVLDTLARI from the coding sequence TTGATCCGGGTGGACGGTCGGACCCTGCGGTGTGCGGACGTCGTGACGGCGGCGCGCACCGAGGGACCGCTGGGTATCGACGTCTCGATCGCCGCGCTGCGCGGCGCCGAGCACGCCTGGAAGCTCGCCGAGGAGCTCAGCACGCGGCGGGTGGTCTACGGCCGGACCACCGGCGTCGGGGCCAACAAGGACGACACGGTCGCGAGCTCGAAGGAACACGGGCTGCGCCTGCTGCGCAGCCACGCGGGCGGCAGCGGCGACCCGATGCCGCCCGGCCAGGTCCGCGGGATGATGCTGATCCGGCTCAACCAGCTCCTCGCGGGGCGGTCCGGGATCAGCCCCGAGCTGATCGGCGCGCTGGCCGAGGCCGTCCGCACGGGCGCGCTACCGCTGGTGCACCGGCTCGGCGCGATCGGCACCGGCGACCTGGCGCCGCTGGCCGAGACGGCGCTCGCGCTCACCGGCGAACGCGACTGGCTCACCGGGCACGTCCCGCCGGTACCCGTGGTCGCGGGCGACGCGCTGGCGTTCATGAGCAGCAACGCCGCGACGCTGGCCGAGGCGACGCTGGCCGCGATGCGGCTGGACACCCTGACCCGGGCCAGCCACGCCATCGCCGCGCTGACCTACGTCGCGCTCGACGGCAACCCCGAGGCGTACGCGACGCCGGTGCACGAAGCCCGTCCGCACGCCGGGCAGGTCGCCTGCGCGGCGGAGATGCGGCGGCTGCTCGGCATGCACCAGACGCCGAAACCGGGGCGGCGGATCCAGGACCCGTTCGGGCTGCGGGCGTTCCCGCAGGTCCAGGGCCCGGCACTGGACGCGATCCACTACCTGCGCGACGTGCTGGCCGTCGAGATCAACGCCAGCACCGAGAACCCGATGATCTCGACGGTGCACGGCGACGCCTACCACCACGCGCACTTCCACACGGCGTACGTGTCGACGGCCCTGGACCAGGCCCGCGCGACCGTGCACCAGGTGGCGGAGCTGTCGGTGGCGCGCCTCGGCGACCTCGTCGAGCCGGAGTTCACCGGCCTGCGCCCGTTCCTGGCGGCGGGACCGGCGGGCAGCTCGGGCGTGATGATCCTGGAGTACGTGGCGCACGACGCGCTCACCGAGCTGCGCCAAGCGGCGCTACCGGCGACCCTCGGCACGGCCGTCGTGTCGCGCGGCATCGAGGACCACGCGAGCTTCTCGACCCAGGCGGCCCGCGCGGCGACGGCGGCATGCACGTCGTACCAACAGGTGCTGGCCTGCGAGCTGGTCGCGGCGGTCCGCGCGCTGCGGATGCGGGACGCCGACCTGGTGGACCTCCCGGTCCGCGACGCCTTCGACGTCGCGTCCGAGGTCCTGGACGAGAGCACCGACGACCGCCCGCTGACCGACGACATCGCCCGCGCGATCACGGTCCTGGACACCCTGGCCCGTATCTGA
- a CDS encoding helix-turn-helix transcriptional regulator yields MQTFDVLAEPRRRTILDLLRDGERSVGELVEELALSQPAVSKHLRVLREAGLVTVRVAAQRRCYALRPEPLAEVDAWLAPYRRFWTDRLDALERRLDETP; encoded by the coding sequence ATGCAGACCTTCGACGTCCTCGCCGAGCCCCGCCGGCGCACCATCCTCGACCTGCTCCGGGACGGCGAACGCTCGGTCGGCGAGCTCGTCGAGGAGCTGGCCCTCAGCCAGCCCGCGGTGTCCAAGCACCTGCGGGTCCTGCGCGAAGCGGGGCTCGTGACGGTCCGGGTCGCGGCCCAGCGCCGGTGCTACGCGCTGCGCCCGGAACCGCTCGCCGAGGTGGACGCCTGGCTCGCCCCCTACCGTCGCTTCTGGACGGACCGCCTCGACGCGCTGGAACGGCGTCTCGACGAGACGCCCTAG
- a CDS encoding helix-turn-helix domain-containing protein has translation MKRYHCATELAVDLIGGKWKPVILAHLKEGAHRYGELRRRMPGVSEKMLTQQLRELAADGIVRREERAGRVPHVEYHLTAVGEELRPALTALYEWGERRAADQGITFEVAD, from the coding sequence ATGAAGCGCTACCACTGCGCGACGGAGCTGGCGGTCGACCTGATCGGCGGCAAGTGGAAGCCGGTGATCCTCGCGCACCTCAAGGAGGGCGCCCACCGCTACGGCGAGCTGCGCCGCCGGATGCCGGGGGTGAGCGAGAAGATGCTGACCCAGCAGCTGCGCGAGCTGGCGGCGGACGGCATCGTCCGCCGCGAGGAGCGCGCCGGCCGCGTCCCGCACGTCGAGTACCACCTGACGGCGGTGGGGGAGGAGCTGCGCCCGGCGCTCACGGCGCTCTACGAGTGGGGCGAGCGCCGCGCGGCGGACCAGGGCATCACCTTCGAGGTGGCGGACTAG
- a CDS encoding 3-deoxy-7-phosphoheptulonate synthase produces MTLSAGPAAIGDLDAARTTSISPLISPAMLREDHPVDAAVAKVVQHGRAETVDILEGRDDRLLVVVGPCSVHDPEAALDYGRRLAEKAEELRGELHVVMRVYFEKPRTTLGWKGLINDPDLDGTFAVNKGLRMARRLLLDVSELGLPVGCEFLDPITPQFIADIVTWGSIGARTAASQVHRQLCSALSMPVGIKNSTEGDVQVAVDATRAAAASHVFPGINTDGLAALLTTSGNPDCHVILRGHAGGPNYDAETVTDTLARLAKSGLPERVIIDASHGNSGKDHVRQAAVVRELAARIGSGERGIAGLMMESFLAGGRQELDLGHPEQLTYGQSITDACMSWDDTAPLLDELAEAVRARR; encoded by the coding sequence ATGACGCTCTCCGCAGGCCCGGCCGCCATCGGTGACCTCGACGCCGCGCGCACCACGTCGATCAGTCCGCTCATCTCGCCCGCGATGCTGCGCGAGGATCATCCGGTCGACGCCGCCGTCGCGAAGGTCGTGCAGCACGGACGCGCCGAAACCGTCGACATCCTCGAAGGCCGCGACGACCGGCTGCTCGTCGTCGTCGGCCCGTGCTCGGTGCACGACCCCGAAGCCGCCCTCGACTACGGCCGCCGCCTCGCCGAGAAGGCCGAAGAGCTGCGCGGCGAGCTGCACGTCGTGATGCGCGTGTACTTCGAGAAGCCGCGCACCACGCTGGGCTGGAAGGGCCTGATCAACGACCCGGACCTCGACGGCACCTTCGCCGTCAACAAGGGCCTCCGGATGGCGCGCCGGCTGCTGCTCGACGTCTCCGAGCTGGGCCTGCCGGTCGGTTGTGAGTTCCTCGACCCGATCACGCCGCAGTTCATCGCCGACATCGTCACGTGGGGCTCGATCGGCGCGCGGACCGCGGCCAGCCAGGTGCACCGCCAGCTGTGCAGCGCGCTGTCGATGCCGGTCGGCATCAAGAACTCGACCGAGGGCGACGTCCAGGTCGCGGTCGACGCGACCCGTGCGGCCGCGGCGAGCCACGTGTTCCCCGGCATCAACACCGACGGGCTGGCGGCGCTGCTCACGACGTCAGGCAACCCGGACTGCCACGTGATCCTGCGCGGCCACGCGGGCGGCCCCAACTACGACGCCGAAACGGTCACCGACACCCTGGCCCGGCTGGCGAAGTCGGGCCTGCCGGAGCGCGTGATCATCGACGCGAGCCACGGCAACAGCGGCAAGGACCACGTCCGCCAGGCGGCGGTGGTCCGCGAGCTGGCGGCGCGGATCGGTTCGGGCGAGCGCGGCATCGCCGGCCTGATGATGGAGAGCTTCCTCGCGGGCGGCCGCCAGGAGCTGGACCTGGGCCACCCCGAGCAGCTGACCTACGGCCAGTCGATCACGGACGCCTGCATGTCCTGGGACGACACCGCGCCCCTGCTGGACGAGCTGGCCGAGGCGGTCCGGGCGCGCCGCTGA
- a CDS encoding polyadenylate-specific 3'-exoribonuclease AS, with amino-acid sequence MRFFYDTEFIEDGVTIDLVSIGVVDERGREFYAVSTDFDPARAGAWVRDNVLPKLPSPADPAWRSREKIRADLLEFFGKPPGGIELWAWFAAYDHVALAQLWGPMPALPRQLPRFTRDLRQRWEDAGKPKLPAAPTDQHDALADAKHNLARWDVIESYFPRR; translated from the coding sequence GTGCGTTTTTTCTACGACACCGAGTTCATCGAGGACGGCGTGACGATCGACCTGGTGTCGATCGGTGTCGTTGACGAGCGTGGCCGCGAGTTCTACGCGGTCTCCACGGACTTCGACCCGGCTCGTGCCGGGGCGTGGGTCCGCGACAACGTGCTGCCGAAGCTGCCCTCTCCCGCCGACCCGGCTTGGCGCAGCCGCGAGAAGATCCGCGCCGACCTGCTGGAGTTCTTCGGGAAGCCGCCGGGCGGGATCGAGCTGTGGGCCTGGTTCGCCGCTTACGACCACGTCGCGCTCGCGCAGCTGTGGGGCCCGATGCCGGCCCTGCCGCGGCAGCTGCCGCGGTTCACCCGCGACCTGCGTCAGCGCTGGGAGGACGCCGGCAAGCCGAAGCTCCCGGCGGCCCCGACCGACCAGCACGACGCCCTCGCGGACGCCAAGCACAACCTGGCCCGCTGGGACGTCATCGAGTCCTACTTCCCCCGCCGCTGA